The DNA window TGCCTGTAAAGGAAGTggccatttgaatttttttcttcataaACTTTTATCATTGCTTATCTTCACATCCTACACTACGAGAAGAAAATGAGTTGTGTGCCATGGAAAGGTGACAAAACCAAAACGGAATTGCCAGAAACCCCACAACTGATGCCAGTCCACATTTATCATGAAAAGCAACGCAAGGAGCTGTGTGCCCTCCATGCCCTCAATAATGTCTTCCAGGATGGCAATGCCTTCACGCGAGATACTTTGCAGGAGATTTTCCAGAGGTAGGAAGAATTTGATCTTCTGAGCATAGTGAGGAAGTgggaaggtttttgtttgttagtCCTTTCTTTGATTAATGTGGAAGTTCATTGTGAGTGGTGGTAGACAAGTAAGCACCCAGAATCATTGAACAGTGTTTTTCTAGTGACAGTTGGCTGAAAAGATGGTTTTCCTCTCCCATACAGTTTGCATTTGTCTGTTGATCTGTCTGATTAACCTCTAACCAAGACATAAATCCATTCAGGGACCATGCTGTATATTTTTAATATGTACATATAACAATTTCCATGCCACAAACAcatcttctccttaaaaaatagATATGTGCACATCACAAATGATGAGCCAGGGGTTCACTGTAGTTTtctgctcatgggaaatgacACTAATTCATGGCATTAGATACAATTTTTGCTGTCATCTGAAATGTGAGATGGACATTGTCCCTtgtttaataattaataatacttGCATGCTGctaaatcaattctgactgaccctttccagaattttctaggtatcaCCTACTCAGGAGTGGCTTATCACTCTCTTCTTCTGAGTGCACTCTGAGGCTATGCATCTTGCCTAAAGCTACACCAGCTGGCTCATTTCCTGGTAGGCATAGTGtggaattcaactcccagcctctggctccacagccagatactggtGCTAGTAAATTGGTGGTCCATAACCTTGTCTCTCACAGCCCACTATTTGGAAATCACTGTCTTCTGACAACTATCACATTCTACACATACTCAGTTCAGCTGCATGTGTTGCTTCCAAGGTTCCCGCTAAGCTGGGCACGCGCACAACCTcgcttccctctcttccttctctgcgcAGTGATCGCACTAGGTTCTGGTCGCAACAGAACCCAGTATGTGTGGGAGGCAGAGTTGTGcacgcacacaggggagaagcaacgagagtgaaagagagaggtggagccctgcctagtgaggctgaaaattagagagtacATAGGTTGCTTCTATCAAGTGTCAAATAAAGCTTTCCTGGTTGAGTTACATGTGTGTTCTATGCTTCCTGCAACCCCCCAGTAGAACAGCAGTATCCTTAAGAATGCCATGAATAGATCCAAGAATTGAAGACTGAAAATATGTTAATGTGCAACCTGAAATTCTCAGTCATCTTTTTATACCCACAATCTTATGTGCACTTAGAAAAGCAAATGTTTAACTGATATTGAACTGGGAAAGTTGTTACTTTTGAGGAAATGAACATGATTATGCTGTAGTTTTTAGTTTTTTCAGCTGATCTGGAGAATAAGTAACCTCCTGCCACACCAGAGGATGTAGTCCTGTGCTACTTCCTGATGTTTCTCAGttgcttattttcttttataaTCCTTTTAATTTTACTGTTACTTTCTCAAATGGGTTGAAGTAAATACCCATCATCTTCCTGGTGCCCTTGGTTCCTCAGAGAACAGGTGCCATTGTCTCTGGAGAAGGAAGAttttttgttggaattgtttttaaaataagttccGTATGCCAGTCCGGACTACAgattaaaattagagatgggggtactcaTATGCGAATACccttgcacaggtggacataacgagggtccattCCCCTGgtgccagactgtccactcaccttccgctgttgctaTGAGCTCTGCGCTCCCTTCTTATTGCTCCAGATTTCGCGGTCTGTGAGctactcttcaaccttgcagtgaggctcgtcctcccacctcctgtcaggagtgataggaagggagcatggagcccgcaccaacagtggaaggtgagtggacagtctggccccagggggttgGACCTTCATTATGTCCAactgaatacccccatctctaattaaaatcATTGGAACCCCACTCAGTTCTCGTGACTGAGGTTTGAATGAGCTACTTGGCATCATTCAGAAAGCCCTTGATTTTGCAGAAACTACACTTTGAACAGGATGTATTTTCAGAGATCCCATCAACAACAGTTTAGAATTTTATCAATTAAAAATTTAGAAAGAACTCTCTTGCACTAAATAGAGTTCTTGTCAGTGTTTAATATAATTAAAGTTGATTCTTGTTGCTTTTGAAAGTTATgatatccttccccccccccccacaaacactttGTAAAAGTTTATTGACCTGTTTTATATGGTAGTATTTTGTGAAGAGGTGTAAAGTATTTATTTTTCAGTCTTCCTGGTAGTAAGAATAACAGAGCAGGGAAGAATGCTGTGTTCCCTtgctacaaattaaaaaaatacagtatagctgATTATTTATTACCTCTTGTTTTTGTCCATCTGCAGCCTTGTTTCCTTGATTCCTGACATACACTGTTATTGTATATATCTGTGCAATATTTTTATGTTCAGGTTGTCTCCCAACACCATGGTGACCCCACACAAGAAGAGCATGCTAGGAAATGGAAACTATGATGTGAATGTCATCATGGCAGCTCTTCAGACCAAAGGTTATGAAGCAGTTTGGTGGGATAAGCGCAGGTAAAGAGAATCATGTGTCAAGaaagatttatttctttatttacaatattttaaaataatttgccaTTGGAAGTGGCTGCTTGCACCTTAAAGTTAGAGCTGGATGTGTAAGCCTTAAGATTTCTTTCTTCACTCTTTCTTTGTTCAGGGATGTTAATGTGATTGCCCTGCCTAATGTGATGGGGTTCATTATGAATCTTCCCTCAAGTCTCTGTTGGGGCCCACTGAAACTTCCTCTAAAACGGCAGCATTGGATCTGTGTCCGGGAAGTGGGAGGTACCTACTATAACCTTGATTCCAAACTCAAGGTGCCTGAATGGATTGGAGGTGAAAATGAGCTCAGGTAGGTTGTTTTCCATTGTAGCCTATGATAAGGGTGCTGCCTTCTGCATGCATTGTAAACCAGGGCACATTCTGTATGGCATGCTGTAAATTTGACCATTTAGATGTTGTGAAGAGAGAAGTGTTCCCGCAAAGTTAAAGGAACCAATATGTTCCTTGGGTTGGAATTTATCCTTGAACTTTCCCCCAAGAGATGAAAGAGCATCATGAATATAAGATCCAAAAGTTGTTAggcacatttcttctttttctaatgacTATTTCCCCTGTCTTTGGCTAGAGCAATGAGTATATTTTTAGCTTTTCTAAGATTCTTTGTTATGAATTTTATACTGTTCAGCATGTATCGGAAAGACCCTTGTACTGTCATTGCTCCTGTGATTTAAAAGATGGAAGTTTTCAAGTATGGTTTTCCAAAGCTCTGGCTCTTCACTGGGATTCTAGGTGCTGCTTTCACCATCCAAATCCCAGACACTGCATCACTGACATctcattattatatttttaaactattacTGATTGATACATCACATAGAAACTATTCATGATTTTATAACTCTTAAAATTTGTCTTAATAGTAATAATTCTTTGAGAGGCAAGTCTGTATTTGTATCGCCCATGGCGCTGGTTAGTTTTGAAACAAATTCTAAGAAACCAACTCTCTGGCTTGTATAACTGTATAGGTTCTGCTCAGTCACAATGGCTCTGGAAAGGTTACAGCAGGTATGCAGAGGATGTGCAATATACCTTAATAACTCTCCATATAGTTTAAAGAGCAGAAATGATCACCTCTATTTGAATTTTATTCCCCAAAAGCCAGTTCTCCAGGCAAGGAAGCCCTGTTATATTTTCAGAAGACTCTGTGCTTTGGATTACAGTAAATCTCCAACTACGATAACATTGTGTAATGGGATGATTGGTGCTATATAGTAATAGATCTGGCCGGAGAAAGTACCCATAGAACATAACATATAGGgggaaattgttttaaataatccTTTCAGTAAATAGGCCTCAAACCTTATGTCTTTGCAAATAAAAATGGTATCTGATTTGTTCATAGGGCACTCAAGAGAAGCTGACATGAACTCAAGTATGCAAGATAACTTGACCTATGTTGCCTcgtattttctctcttttcccacaGGAAGTTTTTGCGACACCAGTTGCGAGGAAAGAACTGTGAACTTTTATTGGTGGTGCCTGAAGAGGTGGAAGCACATCAGAGTTGGAGAGCTGATGCATGATCTGCAAATACCCTATCCTCGCACTACAATACTGGTCCCTGTCTCCCACCAACTTCCAGTGTCCTGTGATGTGGATAATAAGCACTCTAAACTCCTCCTCCCAGGAACTCCAGAGAGTACTTCTCCCATTATGAAGGTGCAGTAAGGCAGCCACAAGGTATCGTCAGGTTTGGCATAAATGAGGGGAGAAGCTGAAAGGTGAAAGAGACTGGTCTGTGCTCTTAATTATAAGGCATTGTGCGATTCAGAAATGGGGTGTTGGAATCCTCCCCTTTGATTTCCATTTGTCCTTTCTTCCCCAGTCGTTAAAGATTTTATAGTGGGTTGTACACTACTGTCTCCAGGAGTCCTAAAAGTTAATTTGGCTGGATGGTGTCTTCAGGTCAGGGCTGGGGCCAACCATTTCTCTGTATTAACCAAACTATGTTGAAGAAATGTGCAAATCACATGGGTCTCTCAGGAAACTCTAGATACTCTTAGCAATGGCATGGTGTTTGTGGACTCCCTTTTTGTAACAGTAATTGTGCCAAGAATGAGGGGATATGTAGACAAAATGGGACCATGATTATGGAACTCCCTACAGGAGCTTGGGGTTTTCCTTTCTCATACTCTTTGCTATCAATATGTCCTTTATTGATGTGAGGATGAAGGACTGAATAGATTGGGGAAAAGAGATAATAGAAGCTTATATAAAAGCCTCAACTGTTTTTGTTAGGTGGGCTAGATGTAGCCTTTGTATATTTTTCTTGTCTGTCTGTCCTGTAATTCAGGGAAAAAACTCACTGAGCAGGGAATAAAACTATAGGCTGTTTGAGAGTGGAATCATGAAATAAAAGGAAGCTGAAGCCATGTTTCAGTAAGGTAGGAAGCTGGTAGGAAGGTAGGTGTTAATTTTAAAGATGGGTTATAGAGAACAAGATCCAAGGGCTAGATCTCTATGGCTTCTGTAGCAACTGTGAGTAACTGGAGTAGAGTGTTTAAGCAAGTCtggtggtatgtgtgtgtgtgtggggggctctGCAGTAGGTGAGCTGAGCCACATTCTTCCATTGTGATTGGCAGGTAAACAGTCCTTCCCTCACCTAATTAGTGAAAGAACTGAAGATTAGCAGGAAGCCAAATTTGTTTTCCTTGTCACCTCATCCAGCTGTGGTATATCATTTCTTCTTTTCACAGTTGCTAGGCGAAATGCAGGGGTTTAACTGGCCTTTCAAACCATTGACTTCCTTTTGAGCCCAGGTTATCCTACTGTTACATTTTTTGTAATTGCTTTTTGCCAGCTTAATTTACATTAGTATTGGAACAGCAGAACTACCACTCTTTCTGCACTTCATTATAGAGGGACAATTTATGTGATTAGTTACataagggggagggggctgaaaGTGACTTCATCTGCAGGGATGTCTCTAGTCTACCCCTTCTGCATACGAGCAAGATAGACCCCTTCTAAGCCAGCATTCCAAGAACCCAAACTCTTTCACAGTTAAATGCAGTGTGAGCAACATTAAGATCAATCTTATTTATCAACTTCTTGACAATCTGAAGGCATTGTACTGGAAACCTAAGTTGGCTGTTCTCTGCATGTACTAAAGTTCAGACCTAATACTTCTATTTTTACAGAAGCCTTCTCCTTTTTTCTGGACCATACATTCCAATGACCAAAACCAGCTGGCAGAatttatacacacatacacatacttcTCACAGGCAGAACATCAGGCTTGCAGTTCTGCTTCTAACTTGAAGCCATTTGtaccaatgttttttaaaaaaatcagaaaagactTTTGTAAATGCTGACTAGAATAGCACTTTGGAGAGACCCTGTTTGCATGGAAGCCAATGGACCAGTGCACAATAtgcaaatatcttttaaaaacttcaggctgtttttctcttctctgctttttatgcTGTTGGTCTGTCCCTAAGGGAAAGTGATGTGATTCAGCAGCTCAGGAAAAGGGAACATGAGATCACACACTCCTCTGGACCAGAGTTATGGCAACAGAGGAGAGAAACCAGTCCCATCCCATTGCTTGGGAATGGAGAAGCCCATTactgttttcttgcttgtttgGTTTTGTTATAGCCTTGTCTTGGGTTTGTTTACAGAGATGTATTTTGTTtaaccaaatattaaaaataagaaaccTTTCTATGTCTCCTGTCACTTCTGCATGTTAATGTAATGATGTATTCAAagggaggaaaataaatacagGTTGCTATGAAGTATTCTTAAGAAATCTTCTTGCTCTCTGTAgctgggaaaggggagggagCTCCTCAGGTATCTTCTAGCCTTCACTACAGAAGACACACATGTAAAGCCAAGATCCATAATTATACTGGTAATCTTAAAGCAAGATGTAAATTAAACCTTAGATAAGAAAACACTTCAGATTTGCACTGAAACTATTTAATTAAAAAGTGCCATAGCTGACTTTTATATTAATAGATTCAGCACAGAAAGTTAGCAAAAAtgatttttcctctctctcttatttttgaAACATATTGTAGGTTACAGCTTCAAACAGGAGCTCTCACCACAGAGTTTAGTGTACATTGCACTCTTCTATGTGCTGCTACTCCATTTCTTGCTCTTACTGCTCTAGAATAGATCTTAGATACAGCAGGAGAGGGACACAAGCCTATTTACACTGATAGTTTTACTGAATAAAAGTGACCAGCATCTGACATGTCCTGAGTGGCTTCCTAGAATTAGGGATACCAAAACAGAACCTTTAAGTCTCTGTAGTTGCTTATAACAGTGATTTACTTGATAGATGAAAAAGTAATACCCCCCATCCCCAAGAGAAGAAAGACCATTTCAGGAGATTCAGATTAGGATTCTGCTTCCACTGAGATTAGGTAAATGTCCCATGGTTTAAAGAAAAGCCGAAGCCTAATCCAACAACAGTTCCAATATAAGATTTCAGAACTTCTTCAATAATAATCACTCCAGCAGGGGTAGTTTCATTAAATCTTTCCAGGGAGGGAAGGCAAAGCACCTGGCATTCCTCCAGACAGCCCTGTATTGGGTCCTAATAAAATCTGTAACAAATGAAAAAGTGTCAGAATagctaaaaagcaaaaacagtgcTCAACTATTTGCAACTTAACAGAGGGATTTCCACCTCagatttaatggctgaaatctgatggtaagttacaactagaggaGGGtggttgaatcagtggggattttagAAATCACCTCCtttgtaggttccattgattctatgggccactctagctgtaacttactactggCTTTCAGCCAATGTTGCAGgttcttctgttttccttttgctcaTAAATATAAAACTAGTATGGCTGACATTCCTCAATGTTCTTTGGTATTTTTTATCAGAATAATGAAGTTCTGCATTCAATTAAGCAGACAAGGCTGCTTGGTAACATTAGTAAGGTCAATCTGAAAAAATTCCTGGTGCCTGAAGCAATACAGTATTATTAAATATCTGTTGTATGGTCAAACCTAGCTtatatttttgctgtttttcaaaGAGAAATATTAGTCAATGCAGAAATTTAAAGCAGCTTTGCAATAATAGGTTTCAGTGTTTTGACCTCCAGCAGGTGTCTTAAGAAATTTTTCTTTTGACAAGGATGACAGACACATTGTTCTGCAGTTTTAATAAAAAGACAGTGCTTGTCgtcacaaagaaagaaggaaaaaagccaGGGTCATACTCAAAACACTCATGTCAATAAGGCACTATGAATAATTCTTGGTAATTCAAGAGGACATGCTGCAGTACATTAATAACTGGCTAGGGAGGCCCAAGCTAAGTATCATCACAGATATCCTTTGCAGCTTATCTGCTTTTGTAGGAATTAAAAATGATACACTATCCAAACAAGTCAGTCTACATAAATATTTTGTACTCTTTCACctaatttaaatattttgattaaaTAGGTTAGGACAAAGGAAAAAGAGATGCAGACATTTACCCTATCTTGCATCAGCAGTTGAAGTAACTATATAGGAGTGATGTTGGTTATGtttacaaaagagaaaaaaagctaGTAAGAGTAATTGCAAGTTGGCACAAATACAAGTAGCAAAGGGATTGCAGATGCATCCACTGAAGGAAGGAATATGGAACTGGTTAACTGGATGCTTTGACAGCTAATTAAAATCACTCTCCAAATATCAAATACACTGGGGGTGAGGAGATCTACAGGTAAAAGAAACTCATTTTGGAAAAACATGAGAACTACGGAATTAAAACACTACAGGAGACCATTTAAATCTCACCTGCCGTTGTTGCATCTGCTGCTGTTGCTCCATCTGCAATTTCTCCGTTTCAAAAACAACAGGAAGAACTAGGATCATGAAGGACGTCGTCCCAATCCACAAAGCTGCCCTGGAGAATCTTTATAGGGGGAGAAAGCCAAAAGCAATTTTGTCCCCATCCTTCTAcccattaccctgtttccccaaaaataagacctaacctgaaaataagccctagtatgatttttcaggatgcttgtcatataaaGCCCTatctcaaaaataagccctagttaagtgaaagcctgccctccaccattgtgcagcaaccagaagatcgcatgactgtatttgaataaatgtagattgttgtacatgaaaaaaaaataaaacatgccctgtaaataagccctaatgcattctttggagcaaaaattaatataagaccttatcttatttcggggaaacacagtattctGAATATCTCAACTGTGttgtgaatacagtggggtcttgacttaagaacggcttgagttaagaacattttgacttaagaaccactctcataggaaaatattgacttgacttaagtacttagatttgagttaagaactgaaaaaaaaaacacgtgggaggcagggaaaatgcaaaatttgaactttcagttaactgttggccagtgaaaagggtgcctgtctgcttcctcactcctcccagcgtttagagagtggattgggagtcttcagaccgCCTgttactgcctggactgtattttccctgccttccctgaacctttcttgacctaagaaaaaaagaaacaaaatatccccctctagaggtcgaaggcggaatagcagcttcccattagtttctatggacggaaaagagcagatacgggtcaaatggttttcaatgcattcctatgggaaatgcagatttgacctgagaactttttgacttgagaactgccttccaatacggattaagttctcaagtcaagaccccactgtaatgctacagtggaccctctacttacggaattaatccgtattggaacggtggctgcaagtcaaaaagtctgtaagtcgaatctccactgatgtacaatgcattgaaaaccgattaatcccataactggctgtttttgttctatttttgttccatgttagtttttttctggtctgtaggtcaattctccggctgcaagtcgaatctaaattttgcagccagagaagtctgtaactcgaaaagtctgtaagtcgagccgtctgtaagtcgagggtccactgtattgcattCCTTCATATGATCAGTCCTGAGACCTGTACAATATACTTCATTATTTTTGCTTGCAACTACAAAAGCTCCAAAACATCTATCCACTGTAATTTGAAATATTTCAAGGTCTTCTAACCAAAATTCCAATTGATCAGACCATAAATGATTTCTAAATCAAGCAATAAGCATTAAAATAGTTATTCTAATATACAAGTTTGTGCTATCATTCGATTTTTGATGTTTCATCAAATTTGAAAGTAATTTCTTCTTGAAGATGTTTATATATTAAATTCGTGACAAATTAGGAATTTAAGCATGATGCATTTTGATAGCTCACACACCAAACCAGTGTTCAAATCTTTCCAAGGGTTATAAATTTCATTACTGAAAAGGCTTGGATTCTAGTTCACATGGGTTTATTTTCTGTAATTGTGGGCAGAGCACCACAACCTAATTTGGATGAAATAAATTGTTTGGTATAATGCAGCCTTCCCCAATGGGGTACTCTCCAGGTGTTTTAAAACACAGGTATCTTAACTGGTAATGATGTCTGATGGTTTACCTCTAGCCTAAAAAACATCTGGTGGATGCAATTTGGAAAGACTGGTATGATGAATCACATGTTTAGCAAATGTATTGACATGACATACTTACATTTCTCACTATTCATTTTGTGTAGCAGTGTATTTTCATTtaagaaattaataaaaaatacataaaacacgCAATCTTATCTGAGAGCTGAAGCAATTTCATCACAGAATATTTGTCACTTAGAACATAATAAACGAAGTTTTTAGTCTTGGAAGCATACTCAGACGAGTTCTCTAAAATAAAATTTTCTCATAGgcaatgaataaacaaatacgTATAACAAATCTTTCTTTCCCTTGCAGCCTTAGTTTCTGATCTTTGTCTCATCATCTCCAGCAAACACCACCAAGTATCAGACCTAAGTATGGGTAACTTAGGATCCATGATTCCCTATCACTACTGCCTTCTTATGTAcctgcatatactgtataggcaCTGTTGCATTCTCAGACATTTCATTTTATATTCCACTCCAATGGTTTTCTTTCTTACGTGTTCGGTTTAGCACACTGGGTTCTAATTATCCAAATAGTATAAGGTAATTTTTAGTCTCAGAGTAATAACTGTGGTTTGCAAACAGTATGattcacctttctccccaaaattgcACCACTCACTCACATCTGCACACGTTCCCCGAGTTGCAGGGATCACAAAAGCCTCTTACCTGTACATTTTCTGGGCGACAGAAAGGGAGACGTCAAAAGTAGCTCCAGCGGCAGATCGGATGCTCTCGGGGAACATCTCTGTCAAGCCCCAAAGCCTTTCTGCTAGCGTTTCATCGAGCTGTAAACATGGGGTTGAGAATAAAAACgagggtgggtggtggtggagaaacgAGGGCACCATAAAATCCTACCCACCGTCGAACCCGGGCAACCGCAACTGAGAATGAAGGTCGCCAACGCTGCCCTCTCTCAAGCCTCTCGCCTCCGCCCCCCCAGCCGCAGGCCTTCTGCCCCCCACGAAGGAAAACCACGCTGACTCTCCCACTGACTCCCTCCAGGCTTCCGCACACGGGCCCAAGGCCAGGCCGTCCCCGCCCACCAGAGGAGTCACCTCGCACATGGGCCGGCCCCGGGGCGCACGCTAAGGGAAGCCCCACTGACCTCGTCGTCGTCCTCCTCGATCTCCTCTTCCAGCTCCTCGGCCTTCCCAGAGCCGCTCTTGGCTAACAGCAGGTCTTCGGGAGACAGAGGCGTCGCGGCAGCCATGACCCTAAGCAGGCGGGCGGGAGGGGGGACGCGGAGAGAGACACGGAACGCCGCGCCTTGAGACCGGGAGCCGGAAGAACGCTACCGGAAGTGGAGGGAAGTGCTGCGAACTGCGCAGCAGCGGGAGGGCTTCGAGGTTGCGCCGCGACACCTAGCGGCGAGGAGGAAGAACTGGAAGGAAAGCGGCTGCCCCTCGTTGGTTTTTTTGTTGGAAGGTTTACCCCCTGCTCAAGAATGGTTTTAGCGGAACTCAGCGGGCAGCGGAGGACAGGACAGTTTGAAGATCGCTCATTCCTAGGATCGCTATAAGTCGGAGGCGACTTGCCGGTACACGATAACAACTAAAATGATTATCTGCAATAAGAATAGAGCAATCACGACAACATCGGACTGGGAtgcattgtattatttatttccaCGTGGGACCTGTAACAAAGTGTTGCAGTTCTGCTTCTGATCAG is part of the Pogona vitticeps strain Pit_001003342236 chromosome 5, PviZW2.1, whole genome shotgun sequence genome and encodes:
- the JOSD1 gene encoding josephin-1, producing MSCVPWKGDKTKTELPETPQLMPVHIYHEKQRKELCALHALNNVFQDGNAFTRDTLQEIFQRLSPNTMVTPHKKSMLGNGNYDVNVIMAALQTKGYEAVWWDKRRDVNVIALPNVMGFIMNLPSSLCWGPLKLPLKRQHWICVREVGGTYYNLDSKLKVPEWIGGENELRKFLRHQLRGKNCELLLVVPEEVEAHQSWRADA
- the TOMM22 gene encoding mitochondrial import receptor subunit TOM22 homolog, producing the protein MAAATPLSPEDLLLAKSGSGKAEELEEEIEEDDDELDETLAERLWGLTEMFPESIRSAAGATFDVSLSVAQKMYRFSRAALWIGTTSFMILVLPVVFETEKLQMEQQQQMQQRQILLGPNTGLSGGMPGALPSLPGKI